A stretch of DNA from Ignavibacteriota bacterium:
GCCGCCAGCGCCTCGAGACGCGGGCGGTCGTCGCCATCGCCGATGATATGCAACGTGAGGCGCGGGTACTCATGACGGAGCCCGTCGAACGCGCGGAGCAGATGATCGACCGACTTGTACTTTTTCAGTCGGCCGAAGTAGCATATGCGGTCGGGATCATGGACGTCCTTTTCAGCAGGGAAGTACACGGTTCGATTGACGCAGTAATTGATGATGGTCACCTGCTCGGGTGGAAAGCCCCATTCAAGGTATTCCTTGTGTGTGCTCGGTGATCCGATGATAAAATGGACGTGCCGGTATACCGGCTTGATGAGTTTTTCGCAAAGATGGACGTAGAGCGCAAGAGGAAAGATTGTTTCCAGGAAAATGCTCTTCCCGAATAGATGATGCGTGACACCCTGAATCGGAGCATTCACAAACAGGGGAGTGAAAAAGGGGATTTTATTGACGTCGTCCACAACCACGTCGTAGCCCTCTTTTTTGAACCGTTTCCACCAAGCCAGTGGGACATGCAGATTAAATACGCTGCGACCGCCATGTCGGACGATTCGGATCCCATTCCGCATTTCTTCCGCTTTCGAACCCTCATAGCGGTGGCAGAACAGCGTTACCTCGTGGCCGCGGGCTGCGATCCGTTCGAAGACTTCGTGGAGATGGACCTCGGCTCCACCCGCGAGTGGATTCGTGATATCCTGCCAGTTAAGTACAAGTATTTTCAATGCAATACGGCGCTGTATTAAATCTTATTCGACGTAGTTCGTTTATTGCTTTTCTGCAATGATACCGATCGACAAGGACGTATTCAGCTTCAGTGGGCTCCCATCAAGTTTCTCTCTGATCTGCTTTCGCAGCCTTGACACAGGCGGCAGAAGTTGCGGGTATAATGGCATCTTGAGCCCAATTTTACCTGCCGCTTCTCTGAAGGTGCGATAAAACAAACTTGGATACATCCACTCACCGTAGGCGGCCTTCGGGGTAAGTCCGAGCGAACGCAGTAAAGTCCTCAATTCACGCACGGAGAATTCGCGCTCCCAGCCCGCAAACCAGGCATTCGCTGCAATAAGTGCATGTTTGATGACGGTGTAGACGTGCCAGCGCTGCGGCACATCGACCACCAACAGGCCTCCGGTGCGGAGGACACGTACATTTTCCTTCAGCAGCGCTTCTGCGGCGGGCTTGCGGAAGTGCTCCAGCAAACCCTGATGAAACACAACGTCGAAGGTCCCGTCATGAAACGGCAGAGCAAAAGCGTCACCGCCGATGGCATGCACGCGGGTATCGGGCGGCGCGGCGGACCGGATGATCTTGAGCGAGTTCATGGAATAATCGAGCAGGAAAAGCTCGGCACCATCGCCAGCCATATAGAAGCTGTCGCGTCCGGTGCCGGCTCCGACTTCAAGGATGCGCTTGCCGGACACATCCATTACGGATCGAAGATTTCGACGGATGCGGTCCGTGTTTGCGTACACCTCCTTGACGTCGGACTTGTCCTTCCAAAAAGATTCCCAGTTCTGTTTTGTCGATTCCTTCATGAAAGCCCCTGATCCAACAGGATCAATGTTTTCTTATAATATATATTATGTAAAGTCATCCGAAGTATAGCCACCCTCCTGTAGTGGAGGTGTGTCGGATTCATAGCGTCAACAAAAAATCGCGGCAAAGGATTCACCTTTCATGCCGACTCTGTGCAAAGTTACATGTGCCGGAGCTACAAGCAAGACACGGTATGGGCCGTGTAGCGAGCATCCGGTATGCGCGGCACATCCGCGGAGTTTACCAGTCCTTCGCACGTTTCGGAATCACTTCGAGCGGCAGAGAGACCTGGTATTTTTCTCCCTGCGCCAGTTGCCAGTATTCTCCCGTGATCTGGCCG
This window harbors:
- a CDS encoding class I SAM-dependent methyltransferase, with product MKESTKQNWESFWKDKSDVKEVYANTDRIRRNLRSVMDVSGKRILEVGAGTGRDSFYMAGDGAELFLLDYSMNSLKIIRSAAPPDTRVHAIGGDAFALPFHDGTFDVVFHQGLLEHFRKPAAEALLKENVRVLRTGGLLVVDVPQRWHVYTVIKHALIAANAWFAGWEREFSVRELRTLLRSLGLTPKAAYGEWMYPSLFYRTFREAAGKIGLKMPLYPQLLPPVSRLRKQIREKLDGSPLKLNTSLSIGIIAEKQ
- a CDS encoding glycosyltransferase family 4 protein: MKILVLNWQDITNPLAGGAEVHLHEVFERIAARGHEVTLFCHRYEGSKAEEMRNGIRIVRHGGRSVFNLHVPLAWWKRFKKEGYDVVVDDVNKIPFFTPLFVNAPIQGVTHHLFGKSIFLETIFPLALYVHLCEKLIKPVYRHVHFIIGSPSTHKEYLEWGFPPEQVTIINYCVNRTVYFPAEKDVHDPDRICYFGRLKKYKSVDHLLRAFDGLRHEYPRLTLHIIGDGDDRPRLEALAAELGLGDRLVFHGFIDEDQKAPLLQTMNFVVNTSSKEGWGLTVVEANACGIPVIAADVPGLRDSVVNGSTGLLYEFGNIQQLGAHMRTLLENPTRRAELSEAALQWADKFDWEKAADETLGFLQAAINKKRKRS